In a genomic window of Vicinamibacterales bacterium:
- a CDS encoding TIR domain-containing protein yields MPDVFISYSRRNADLADALVAWLEAAGLDVWIDRQDIPEGMRWRDELSWAIEGADSVVLVLTPAAADSPYVAEEIVFAGECRKPVLPLIHWPTDSRPRFPGTSGDLQGVVLGDDHSHAFTRVLAALRKDAAWKRQQSELLRRARDWEAGKGDLLPEVALARAEHWQSLAGVGDRVVPDLVSRYIAESRQGQQRAREAKANDLARIVLSDREPPVTGLLLAIAAVEQCAPTPEAEHALHHAVARSQERRVAHAGGPVDALAAGAGGQGWAAVRGAGLCRWRIGTGELEAPLAANGSVTALAWSPRSGRVAIGTHEGRVGLAGPEEVPIWLPHGMDAGIASIACHPDGRHLAVGTRGGRLAILQAADDGDGAGTVVASVQAGGDVVRTLDWAPDGSRLLAAIDSGPVAIWAPGSGAAPHAFRDGSFVARWAPDGARFFAGGLVDPLVYDAATLRPLRELAPSTHIRSAAWSARGDRLATGGGDGSVRVWDPDRGRELAGLGRHDPAGRRADVSALAWLPGDRAIVSGGADGTLRTWDPDPDGARRVPAGRAWSAAWAPDGTAMAMVDPGGLDVIVRDLAGLDERARLRRDGAEVQHLAWSAEGRWLLVASDCGVEAWTGDPWRLAGTLPLAGRLWSVACAPDGRRVALGLDHGAVEVWSLDDRTRSSVVRDPAGAAIRDLAWSPCGRRLALARDDEGAGLVDVGTGTLAVVMALRRSRSTAVAWSPDGTRLLVGDHTGAVWVGDADRFEPRGLGRHASAVRSVAWSRDGDTAVSAGEDGTVRTWSAATGAPRQHLAVGSGVVRAVRRSPAADVVLAVADGDVWLWPLHPGATADLVALAHARATRPLSARERDAFGLPGARR; encoded by the coding sequence GTGCCCGACGTCTTCATCTCCTACTCGCGGCGGAACGCGGATCTGGCCGACGCGCTGGTCGCCTGGCTGGAAGCGGCCGGGCTGGACGTGTGGATCGATCGCCAGGACATCCCGGAGGGGATGCGATGGCGGGACGAGCTGTCGTGGGCGATCGAGGGCGCCGACAGCGTGGTCCTCGTGCTGACGCCGGCGGCCGCCGACTCGCCGTACGTCGCCGAGGAGATCGTCTTCGCGGGCGAGTGCCGGAAGCCGGTGCTGCCGCTCATCCACTGGCCCACGGACTCCCGGCCGCGCTTTCCCGGCACGTCGGGGGATCTCCAGGGCGTCGTGCTCGGCGACGACCACTCGCACGCCTTCACGCGCGTGCTCGCGGCGCTGCGCAAGGACGCCGCGTGGAAGCGTCAGCAGAGCGAGCTGCTCCGCCGGGCCCGCGACTGGGAGGCCGGCAAGGGCGATCTCCTGCCGGAGGTGGCGCTGGCGCGCGCCGAGCACTGGCAGTCGCTGGCGGGCGTCGGCGACCGCGTGGTGCCGGATCTCGTCTCGCGGTACATCGCCGAGAGCCGTCAGGGCCAACAGCGCGCGCGGGAGGCGAAGGCGAACGACCTCGCGCGCATCGTGCTGTCGGATCGCGAGCCGCCCGTCACCGGGCTCCTCCTGGCCATCGCGGCGGTGGAGCAGTGCGCGCCGACGCCGGAGGCCGAGCACGCCCTGCACCACGCGGTCGCCCGATCGCAGGAGCGACGCGTGGCCCACGCGGGCGGACCCGTGGACGCGCTCGCGGCGGGCGCCGGCGGACAGGGCTGGGCGGCCGTGCGCGGCGCCGGCCTGTGCCGGTGGCGGATCGGGACCGGCGAGCTCGAGGCCCCGCTCGCCGCGAACGGCAGCGTCACCGCGCTCGCCTGGTCGCCGCGGAGCGGACGCGTCGCGATCGGCACCCACGAGGGCCGCGTGGGCCTCGCGGGACCGGAGGAGGTGCCGATCTGGCTTCCGCACGGCATGGACGCCGGCATCGCCTCCATCGCCTGTCATCCCGACGGCCGGCACCTGGCGGTCGGGACCCGCGGCGGACGTCTTGCGATCCTGCAGGCGGCCGACGACGGTGACGGCGCCGGCACGGTGGTCGCGTCCGTCCAGGCCGGCGGCGACGTGGTGCGCACGCTGGACTGGGCGCCCGACGGGTCCCGGCTGCTCGCGGCGATCGACAGCGGACCCGTGGCGATCTGGGCGCCCGGGTCCGGCGCGGCGCCCCACGCCTTCAGGGACGGCAGCTTCGTGGCGCGCTGGGCCCCCGACGGCGCGCGGTTCTTCGCCGGTGGACTCGTCGATCCGCTCGTGTACGACGCCGCGACGCTCCGCCCGCTGCGCGAGCTGGCGCCGTCCACGCACATCCGATCGGCGGCGTGGTCCGCGCGGGGCGACCGTCTGGCCACCGGGGGCGGCGACGGCTCGGTGCGCGTGTGGGATCCCGACCGCGGCCGCGAGCTCGCCGGACTCGGCCGGCACGACCCGGCGGGCCGTCGGGCCGATGTCTCCGCCCTCGCCTGGCTGCCTGGAGATCGCGCGATCGTGTCTGGTGGGGCGGACGGGACGCTGCGCACGTGGGATCCCGACCCTGACGGCGCGCGGCGCGTCCCGGCGGGCCGGGCGTGGAGTGCGGCGTGGGCGCCGGATGGCACGGCGATGGCGATGGTCGATCCCGGCGGCCTGGACGTGATCGTGCGCGACCTCGCCGGGCTCGACGAGCGGGCGCGGCTCCGACGCGACGGCGCCGAGGTGCAGCACCTCGCATGGAGTGCGGAGGGCCGATGGCTGCTGGTGGCCTCGGACTGCGGCGTCGAGGCGTGGACCGGCGACCCGTGGCGCCTCGCCGGCACGCTGCCGCTCGCGGGGCGCCTGTGGAGCGTCGCGTGCGCGCCCGACGGACGCCGCGTGGCGCTCGGACTGGACCACGGCGCCGTCGAGGTCTGGTCGCTCGACGATCGCACGCGCTCCTCGGTCGTGCGCGACCCGGCGGGCGCGGCCATCCGCGACCTCGCCTGGTCGCCGTGCGGCCGGCGCCTCGCCCTGGCGCGCGACGACGAGGGCGCGGGCCTGGTGGACGTCGGGACCGGCACGCTCGCGGTCGTGATGGCGCTCCGGCGATCGCGGTCGACCGCCGTGGCGTGGTCGCCGGACGGCACCCGGCTCCTCGTCGGCGATCACACGGGCGCCGTCTGGGTGGGCGACGCCGATCGCTTCGAGCCGCGCGGCCTCGGCCGCCACGCCTCGGCCGTCCGATCGGTGGCGTGGTCGCGTGACGGCGACACCGCGGTGAGCGCCGGCGAGGACGGCACCGTCCGCACGTGGAGCGCTGCCACCGGGGCACCGCGGCAGCACCTCGCCGTCGGGTCCGGCGTCGTCCGCGCCGTGCGGCGGTCGCCGGCCGCCGACGTCGTCCTGGCCGTCGCGGATGGGGACGTGTGGCTCTGGCCGCTGCACCCGGGAGCGACGGCCGATCTCGTGGCACTGGCGCACGCACGCGCCACGCGGCCGCTCTCGGCGCGGGAACGCGACGCCTTCGGCCTGCCCGGGGCCCGGCGCTGA